The region TGGCTGAGTTGCTCGGTAGCGAATTACTCGAAACCGCTGCCGAGCAACAGCCGGACATGCCGGAAGAACGCCGCATCCTGCTACGGCGCATTGCGCGCAGCCTCGCTCCGGAAAGCGCACCTCGGGCAGACGGAAATGCGCTGGGCGATATGCTCGCGCAAGTGGGCAAGAGCATGCTTCTGTTCTGGGAGCATCTGGTATCTCTGCTCGGCTTTATCGGCCTGACGCTTGCCGGTCTGGCACGCAACCTTTTACGACCTGGCAACTGGCGAGTTACCGCCGTTGTCGCTCAGATAGAACAAACAGCACTCAACGCCGTACCGATAGTCGCCCTGCTGAGTTTTATGGTGGGCGCAGTGATCGCCTTTCTTGGTGCCACCGTACTGGCGGAGTTCGGGGCGAGCATATTCACCGTCGACCTGGTTGCGTTTTCCTTTTTACGTGAGTTCGGCGTCCTGTTGACGGCCATTCTTATGGCTGGTCGCACGGCCAGCGCCTTTACCGCCCAAATTGGCTCAATGAAGGCAAACGAGGAAATTGATGCCATTCGCGCTCTGGGCTTGAACCCGCTCGACCTACTGGTAATACCGCGCGTATTGGCCTTATTGATTGCCATGCCAGCGCTCACTTTTATCGCGATCCTGTCCGGCCTGTTCGGCGGTGGCATGGTGTGCGCCCTGGCACTGGATATATCGCCCACCATGTTCATCGGCCTCCTGCAGCAGAACGTTGACATGCAACACTTTCTGCTTGGCATGGCCAAGGCACCGGTGTTTGCCTTCCTCATTGCAATCATCGGCTGCCTTGAAGGGTTCAAGGTCAGCGGTAGCGCGGAGTCAGTCGGCGAACATACGACGTCGGCGGTGGTGCAATGCATTTTCGTTGTCATTCTGGTAGACGCCATGGCTGCCCTTTTCTATATGGAGATGGGCTGGTGAGTCAGGAACAGAACACACCGCTGGTAGAAGTACGCGGCCTGGTTAACCGGTTCGGTAGCCAGGTTATTCATGAGAATCTCGATTTGGATATTCACCGCGGCGAGATCATCGGCGTGATTGGCGGCTCAGGCACCGGCAAGTCAGTGCTATTACGCTCGATCATCGGGCTCAAGCCGCCAGACGCAGGCAGCGTCAAAGTGTTCGGCCAAGATCTTACCCGGCTCGATGCAAAGCAACGTTCGCATATGGAGCGGCGTTTCGGCGTGCTATTCCAGCGCGGTGCACTCTTCTCATCCCTGACCGTCAGCGAAAATGTGGCCGTGCCACTGATTGAACACGCTGGCCTGAGCCGGAACGATGCCGAACATCTGGCATGCATGAAACTCGCTCTGGCTGGCTTGCCGCCGAACGCAGGCAGTAAATATCCGTCAGAATTATCAGGCGGCATGATCAAGCGCGCTGCGCTCGCGCGGGCCCTGGCGCTGGATCCGGACATTCTGTTCCTGGACGAGCCCACTGCAGGGCTCGACCCGATCGGCGCTGCTGCCTTTGATCAGCTGATCAAGACACTGCGCGATGCGATGGGCCTTAGTGTATTCCTGGTCACCCACGACCTGGACACGCTGTATGCGATATGCGATCGGGTCGCAGTACTGTCAGAACGGCGCGTGTTGGTAGCTGATTGCCTGGAGCGCGTGGCCGCCACCGACAACCCCTGGATTCAGGATTACTTTCATGGCCCTCGCGGTCGGTCTGCGGCAAACGCTGCCAGCCTGTCCCGGCAACTGGAGCAAGATTGATGGAAACCCGCGCGCATCATGTACTGATCGGCCTCTTCACCCTGCTTGCCGCGGCGGCAGCCATAATCTTCGCTATCTGGCTGAGCAACGCCAGCTCCAGTCGGGCTTACAAGGAATACATCGTTGTTTTCAACGAAACGGTTACCGGGCTGTCCACCGGCGGCGCGGTGCAATACAGCGGCATCCGCATCGGAGACATCACCCGGTTGCGGCTGGATCCGGAAGACCCACGCAGAGTGCTTGCCAATATCCGTATCGAACCGGACGTTCCGATCAAGCAGAACACCCAGGCGCGCCTGCAGCTCACCGGCATCACTGGCACCTCTGTCATTGAACTCAGCCAGGGCACACCGCAGAGCCCGCCATTGCGCGCGCCAAGTGGCGAAACACCCGTGATCGTCGCGTCGCCCTCGCCAATATCGACATTGCTGACCAACGGCGAAGACCTGATGACCAATATCAACCAACTCGTCGCCAGCGCCCGCGACATCCTCTCCGAAGAGAACGTCGAGCGCATCGGCAATACACTCGCTTCAATTGAGCGCGCCACCGGCGTGATTGCCGGTCAGGGCGAGGACCTTGAGTACCTGCTGGCCGAGCTGACCAAGGTCAGCGCCCAGGCAACCCGAACCCTCGAGCAGACCGACCAGCTAATGAGCAATGCCAACACGCTACTCACCGAACAAGGCAGCAGAACCCTCGATGGCGCCGACCAGGCATTGAACTCGATAGCACGTACCAGCGCGGTGCTGGAGAACATGCTGACCGAGAATAGCGAGGCGTTTGCGAATGGCATGCGCGGGCTCGGCCAGCTGGAACCGGCCATCAGCGAGCTACGCGGCAGCTTGTCGTCCCTGCGCAACATTACCCGTCGACTCGAAGACAACCCGACCCGCTTCATTCTGGGGCGCGACTCGCTTGAGGAGTTCGAACCGTGAACATGCTGTCTCGCCTGCTTGGCACCAGTACATTGATCGGCGGCCTGCTGTGGCTCAGCGCCTGCACCGTGCTACCTGAATCCGAACCCATGACGGTATATCAGTTTCCGGCACCGCCAATGCAGACTGCAGGCTCTGGTGAAGCGATACCCGTGTCACTGCGGATCAACACGCCGCTGACCGGCTTCACTCTGGCCGGCCCGCGTATCCTGGTCAACCCTGACGGGCATGAGCTGAAAACCTACAAAGGCGCGCGCTGGTCCGATCCCTCCCCAGCCCTGCTGCGTGAATACATCGCCCAGTCATTCAATCAACACGGCGGTATCGCCACGGTGAGTACCGATGAGCACGGACTGCATGCCGATGTTCACCTGAGCAGCAATCTGCGCCGCTTTCAGGTCGTATACGCTGACGGCGCGGAAGTCGTTATCGAGCTCGACGCGCGCCTGGTGGAGGCTGGCACGCTGCGGGTGCTCTCGGACCGGACATTCGTTACCCGGCATCCGCTGAAGGACGAACAGCTGCCCGGCGTGGTCGCCGCCTACGGTCAAGCCAGCGAGAAGCTTATCGCAGCATTACTGCCGTGGACCTTGTGCGTCCTGCAGACGCAGGACAGGTAGCTCTGCCGCCGAGCAGTCTCACAGGTCGTTGATATACGCAACCATCGGCCCCATGAGCCCCAAAGAGTGAACGGCCCCGTCAAAGGTAAAATGACCGTAATCAAACGCGATCGGGACATTTTCTGCCGTCACGCTCTGGCATTGTTTGCCCTCAGAACAGAGCGTGTCGATCACGCTCAAGTATTCCGCCCGGTCTTTATTCACAGCTTTTTTCAACTCGCCGTCCACCGAGAATCGGTCGTCGTTTCTGAAATGTTCCAGCATCTCGGGCTCAGCCCCATAGAGAGATGCCTGCACCAACAATGTTGGCAGGTCTTTACTATATTCAACAGTGGGTCCGATTATGAAGATTTTATCGGCGAATTGATTCAAGTAAGGCAAGGTGAATTCCAGCCTTTCTGAATCAGATAGCTGCCAACGGCCCGACAGAATAATCACATCCAGCTTTTCTCCTTCAGGAAGAAACGTATTGAAAACATAGTCATTCAGATCAACGCAGCGCTTTTCCCCCGTCAATGGCAGCAGGGGAAGGCAACCGGATGACGTCGCCTGTAAAACATTCGTATTGGGATAAAGATGCAGCAATGCGCTGTTGAGATGTGCAGCATGAGAGTCGCCAAATAGAAGAATATCGGCTTTCTTATCTGATATATCCAAACATTCGTCGGCATTAAAGAAGGCAAAATTATCCTCCTTCGTAGTCAGGAAACATTTCCCGACTCTTGCCCCGCCAAGCCAGTCGTCGGATTCGTTGTATTCCAGATAACTGATGTATTCGACATCGTCGCCCACCATCTTATTATCAAAAAAGGCCCGGTTATCGATACCAAACCCTAACAACACGAAAGAAGCCAGGCCGATACCACTGACGGGGAAGACAAAACGCTTCTCGGACAACTTACCACTGCGAAAAGGCGCCTCCACAAACCGCCAGCTAAGATAGGAGATGACCAGTACCACAAGGCACAGAACCACCATTGTCATGTATGTGTAGTTGTCGAGCAGAGTATATTTTGCTAATGCGAGCACCGGTTGGTGCCATAAATAGGCGCTATAGCTTATCAACCCAATCCCCACCATAAGCCGACTGGCGAGCAGCTTATAGACCAGGGATCCTTCTACCGTAAACACAATCAGCAAGCACACCCCAACGATAGGGACAAGCGCATAAAGCGAAGGAAAGGGTGTGGAACTGTCGTACGCAAAGAAAGAAAACATTATGAGCCCGAAGCCCGACAGGCTC is a window of Pseudomonas sp. gcc21 DNA encoding:
- a CDS encoding ABC transporter permease produces the protein MSALPENPFLSHSPGDPLHLVITGDWTLPHYSQLRRLIEGRGGAKTALMQADLGGLGDLDTAGGQLLAELLGSELLETAAEQQPDMPEERRILLRRIARSLAPESAPRADGNALGDMLAQVGKSMLLFWEHLVSLLGFIGLTLAGLARNLLRPGNWRVTAVVAQIEQTALNAVPIVALLSFMVGAVIAFLGATVLAEFGASIFTVDLVAFSFLREFGVLLTAILMAGRTASAFTAQIGSMKANEEIDAIRALGLNPLDLLVIPRVLALLIAMPALTFIAILSGLFGGGMVCALALDISPTMFIGLLQQNVDMQHFLLGMAKAPVFAFLIAIIGCLEGFKVSGSAESVGEHTTSAVVQCIFVVILVDAMAALFYMEMGW
- a CDS encoding acyltransferase family protein yields the protein MQYRAEIDGLRALAVIPVILFHAGFSVISGGFIGVDIFFVISGYLITSILISELANARFSLADFYLRRARRILPVLFLVVAVSVPFSYMLLMPRDFDDFAQSVGAVSIFSSNILFWMESGYFDTSAELKPLLHTWSLAVEEQFYIFFPLFLMASWRWGKKFVIASIVLIAVISLAVAHWGAYNKPTATYYLLPTRAWELLMGSLVAFYLRDKKPAFSRNTAEIMSLSGFGLIMFSFFAYDSSTPFPSLYALVPIVGVCLLIVFTVEGSLVYKLLASRLMVGIGLISYSAYLWHQPVLALAKYTLLDNYTYMTMVVLCLVVLVISYLSWRFVEAPFRSGKLSEKRFVFPVSGIGLASFVLLGFGIDNRAFFDNKMVGDDVEYISYLEYNESDDWLGGARVGKCFLTTKEDNFAFFNADECLDISDKKADILLFGDSHAAHLNSALLHLYPNTNVLQATSSGCLPLLPLTGEKRCVDLNDYVFNTFLPEGEKLDVIILSGRWQLSDSERLEFTLPYLNQFADKIFIIGPTVEYSKDLPTLLVQASLYGAEPEMLEHFRNDDRFSVDGELKKAVNKDRAEYLSVIDTLCSEGKQCQSVTAENVPIAFDYGHFTFDGAVHSLGLMGPMVAYINDL
- a CDS encoding MlaD family protein; translation: METRAHHVLIGLFTLLAAAAAIIFAIWLSNASSSRAYKEYIVVFNETVTGLSTGGAVQYSGIRIGDITRLRLDPEDPRRVLANIRIEPDVPIKQNTQARLQLTGITGTSVIELSQGTPQSPPLRAPSGETPVIVASPSPISTLLTNGEDLMTNINQLVASARDILSEENVERIGNTLASIERATGVIAGQGEDLEYLLAELTKVSAQATRTLEQTDQLMSNANTLLTEQGSRTLDGADQALNSIARTSAVLENMLTENSEAFANGMRGLGQLEPAISELRGSLSSLRNITRRLEDNPTRFILGRDSLEEFEP
- a CDS encoding ABC-type transport auxiliary lipoprotein family protein, translated to MLSRLLGTSTLIGGLLWLSACTVLPESEPMTVYQFPAPPMQTAGSGEAIPVSLRINTPLTGFTLAGPRILVNPDGHELKTYKGARWSDPSPALLREYIAQSFNQHGGIATVSTDEHGLHADVHLSSNLRRFQVVYADGAEVVIELDARLVEAGTLRVLSDRTFVTRHPLKDEQLPGVVAAYGQASEKLIAALLPWTLCVLQTQDR
- a CDS encoding ABC transporter ATP-binding protein, giving the protein MSQEQNTPLVEVRGLVNRFGSQVIHENLDLDIHRGEIIGVIGGSGTGKSVLLRSIIGLKPPDAGSVKVFGQDLTRLDAKQRSHMERRFGVLFQRGALFSSLTVSENVAVPLIEHAGLSRNDAEHLACMKLALAGLPPNAGSKYPSELSGGMIKRAALARALALDPDILFLDEPTAGLDPIGAAAFDQLIKTLRDAMGLSVFLVTHDLDTLYAICDRVAVLSERRVLVADCLERVAATDNPWIQDYFHGPRGRSAANAASLSRQLEQD